The Mesorhizobium loti DNA segment GTTGAGGGCGTCATCGACGCGGTCCTTCTTTTCCTTGACTTCGACTTCCGTCGCACCGCCGACGCGGATCACCGCAACGCCGCCGGCGAGCTTCGCCAGACGTTCCTGCAGCTTCTCCTTGTCGTAGTCCGAAGTGGTCTCTTCGATCTGCTGCTTGATCTGGGCAACGCGGCCCTGGATCTCGGCCTTCTTGCCGGCGCCGTCGACGATGGTGGTGTTCTCCTTGGAGATCGACACCTTCTTGGCGCGGCCGAGCATGTTGAGGCCGACGTTCTCGAGCTTGATGCCGAGGTCTTCCGAGATGACCTGGCCACCGGTGAGGATGGCGATGTCTTCCAGCATCGCCTTGCGGCGATCACCGAAGCCCGGAGCCTTGACGGCGGCGATCTTCAGGCCACCACGCAGCTTATTGACGACCAGCGTGGCCAGGGCCTCGCCTTCGACGTCTTCCGAGATGATGAGCAGCGGCTTGGAGGTCTGCACGACAGCCTCAAGAACCGGCAGCATGGCCTGCAGGTTGGAGAGCTTCTTCTCGTGGAGCAGGATGTAGGCGTCCTCGAGATCGGCAACCATCTTGTCGGCGTTGGTGACGAAGTAGGGCGAGAGGTAGCCGCGGTCGAACTGCATGCCTTCGACGACTTCGAGTTCGGTCTCGGCGGTCTTGGCTTCCTCAACCGTGATGACGCCCTCGTTGCCGACCTTCTGCATCGCTTCCGCGATCATCTTGCCGACCGACTCGTCGCCATTGGCCGAGATCGTGCCGACCTGGGCAACTTCCTCGGAGGTCTTGATCTTCTTGGCAGCCTTGCCGAGCGCCGTGACGACTTCGCTGACGGCGAGGTCGATGCCGCGCTTCAGGTCCATCGGGTTCATGCCGGCGGCAACCGCCTTGTGGCCTTCCTGGACGATCGACTGCGCCAGAACGGTCGCGGTCGTGGTGCCGTCGCCGGCGATGTCGTTGGTCTTCGAAGCAACTTCGCGGACCATCTGCGCGCCCATGTTCTCGAACTTGTCCTCAAGCTCGATTTCCTTGGCGACGGTGACGCCGTCCTTGGTGATGCGCGGGGCGCCGAACGACTTGTCGATGACGACGTTGCGGCCCTTGGGGCCGAGGGTCACCTTCACCGCGTCGGCGAGGATGTTGACGCCGCGCAGCATGCGCTCGCGGGCATCACGGGAGAATTTTACGTCTTTAGCAGCCATTTTTAAGCTCCTGGCAGGGGCTTGGGGTAAGCCCGGAATTCAGTTGACGGTGAGGCCGATGATCAGCCGATGATGCCCATAATGTCGGATTCCTTCATGATCAGAAGGTCTTCGCCATTGAGCTTGACTTCGGTGCCCGACCACTTGCCGAACAGGATGCGGTCGCCAGCCTTGACGTCCAGGGGGACCAGCTTGCCGCTTTCGTCACGGGCGCCGGAGCCGACGGCGATGATCTCGCCTTCCTGCGGCTTTTCCTTCGCCGTATCCGGGATGATGATCCCGCCGGCGGTCTTGGATTCGGATTCGACCCGGCGAACGACCACGCGGTCATGAAGCGGGCGGAACTTCGACTTTGCCATTTTTTCTTCCTCGAATGAGAACGGTGAGAAACAGTTCCTCCGTCCGGCGAAGCCGGACACATAGTTAGCACTCACCAGGGGCGAGTGCTAACGTGGCGCTGAAATAGGCCGCCGACCTGCGAGAGTCAAGGCGCGCGGCAGCCTCGAAAGGCGGTAATTTTTTCCACGGATTGGGGCTTAGAGAAACAGCCGCAACTGTGTGTGGATGATCGACCGGTAATCCTCGATGGTCCGGCGGCTTTCCGCTTCGCCCTCCGCGAGCGCCAGGCGCACCACGCCACCGGCGAGCTGGAATATCAACAGAACCATGCGTTCGAACTGCTCGTGCTTGCCCGGTTCGATCAAGGCGGTGACATGATCGCAGAACATCTTGGCCTGATGGCGGGTTTCGGCGATGTCGAGATTCTTGAGCGCCTTGTCGGCCTGGATGGCGTTCTGCAGGTCCTGGATGGCCGGATCGCCGGCAACACGGCTGAGGTAGTCGTCAAGCAGCCGGTCGGCCGCAGCGATAACGTCCTTGGCTTCGCGGACGTCGGCGATGATCGCAGTCAATCGCGCGCGGCTGACCTCCGAGAACCGCTCGTAGAGCATCGCAAGGATCGCCGACTTGTTGGGGAAGTAATGATAGACTGTGGCGATCGGCCCGCCCGCCAGCATGCCGACCTCCTTCATGGTGACGGCGTCAATGCCCTTCTCGCCGATCAGCCGCATGGTCGTCGACAGGATGGCGTCGATGCGCTCGCGGCTGCGCTCCTGCTTGGGTTTGCGCCTCGGCTCCGTCGCTGTTCGCCTTGCTTCCATCATGCACTGATCTTTCGCACGAATTGCCAAATTCTGGTTGACAAAAAATATGATCAAGTATCAGTTTCTGAAATGCTGACAGGTTGTCAGCTTTTTTGCCGTACGGCAAGGACGTTGGGAGGCGCCTTTGACTTCGACAAGCACCGGTCATCTGGGCGACGGCGACTGGCTGGTCGGCAATCCGACCGGCGGGCAGCTTGCCTCGGCCCTGTGGATCGGCTCGGTCGGCCTGCTCATTCTCGGGCTGCAGCCCGTCCTGCTCGGCGCGCTCTACACCGAGGGCCATGTCAGCGGCGATGAGCTGGCACTGGTCGCCACCGCCGAGATGATCGCCATTGCGATCGGTTCGGCTGTTGTGGCGATGCTGCTGTCGGCCCGCAACATGCGCTGGAAAAGTGCGGTCCTGCTGCTCTTGCTGGCACTGGCGAATGTCTGGACGGCCTATGCCGCCGGCGTCAATACGCTGATGGCGGCACGCGCTTTGGCCGGTCTCGCCGAAGGCGGCTTGGTCGCGGTCGCCACCGAACTGATCGCCCGTTCGCGGCGTGCCGAACGCATCGGCGGCTATTTCGTCACCATGCAGACGCTGGCGCAATGCGCGCTTGCCTTGCTGCTGGCGCTCTATGTCATTCCAGCGGCCGGGTCGGCCGGCGGCTTTCTCATTCTCGCGGTCGTCTGCGTCCTGTCGCTCGTGATCGCCTTCATCGTCCCCGCCGATTACGCCGACCTGCCCAAGGATGAGAACCTGGCCAATGTGCTGACGGTTCCTTCTATCACCGCGCTGTTGTGCGTCTTCTGCTACTTCATGTTCTTCGGTTCGGTCTGGGCGTTTCTGGAGCCGCTTGGCGCGCAGTTCGGCATCGACGGCCGCACCGTCGGGCTGATCGTCTCGGCCAGCCTTGCAGTGCAGGTCCTGGGTGCGATGACGGCGACCGTGTTCGAGGCACGCATCGACTATCGCCTTGCCATCGCAGCCATTGGCACTGTCGCGCTTGTCGCCTCGCTCATCCTTGCCAGCGGACCTGGCCTCTCGACATTCTGGGTCGCCGCCCTGGTCATGGGTTTTA contains these protein-coding regions:
- a CDS encoding chaperonin GroL codes for the protein MAAKDVKFSRDARERMLRGVNILADAVKVTLGPKGRNVVIDKSFGAPRITKDGVTVAKEIELEDKFENMGAQMVREVASKTNDIAGDGTTTATVLAQSIVQEGHKAVAAGMNPMDLKRGIDLAVSEVVTALGKAAKKIKTSEEVAQVGTISANGDESVGKMIAEAMQKVGNEGVITVEEAKTAETELEVVEGMQFDRGYLSPYFVTNADKMVADLEDAYILLHEKKLSNLQAMLPVLEAVVQTSKPLLIISEDVEGEALATLVVNKLRGGLKIAAVKAPGFGDRRKAMLEDIAILTGGQVISEDLGIKLENVGLNMLGRAKKVSISKENTTIVDGAGKKAEIQGRVAQIKQQIEETTSDYDKEKLQERLAKLAGGVAVIRVGGATEVEVKEKKDRVDDALNATRAAVEEGIVAGGGVALLRASANIKATGANADQAAGINIVRRALQAPARQIASNAGAEASIVAGKILENKGATFGYNAQTGEYGDMIAMGIVDPVKVVRTALQDAASVAGLLVTTEAMIAEAPKKESAGGGMPGGMGGGGMGGMGGMDF
- a CDS encoding co-chaperonin GroES produces the protein MAKSKFRPLHDRVVVRRVESESKTAGGIIIPDTAKEKPQEGEIIAVGSGARDESGKLVPLDVKAGDRILFGKWSGTEVKLNGEDLLIMKESDIMGIIG
- a CDS encoding arabinose efflux permease family protein, translating into MTSTSTGHLGDGDWLVGNPTGGQLASALWIGSVGLLILGLQPVLLGALYTEGHVSGDELALVATAEMIAIAIGSAVVAMLLSARNMRWKSAVLLLLLALANVWTAYAAGVNTLMAARALAGLAEGGLVAVATELIARSRRAERIGGYFVTMQTLAQCALALLLALYVIPAAGSAGGFLILAVVCVLSLVIAFIVPADYADLPKDENLANVLTVPSITALLCVFCYFMFFGSVWAFLEPLGAQFGIDGRTVGLIVSASLAVQVLGAMTATVFEARIDYRLAIAAIGTVALVASLILASGPGLSTFWVAALVMGFILLFIVPYQIRLAITADDTRTAVLLVPAAQLFGLAIGPVAASLLIDGKDFRPVPEFAAASAVASVALLGFFVLVARHRRVVA
- a CDS encoding transcriptional regulator, which gives rise to MMEARRTATEPRRKPKQERSRERIDAILSTTMRLIGEKGIDAVTMKEVGMLAGGPIATVYHYFPNKSAILAMLYERFSEVSRARLTAIIADVREAKDVIAAADRLLDDYLSRVAGDPAIQDLQNAIQADKALKNLDIAETRHQAKMFCDHVTALIEPGKHEQFERMVLLIFQLAGGVVRLALAEGEAESRRTIEDYRSIIHTQLRLFL